A part of Paraburkholderia largidicola genomic DNA contains:
- a CDS encoding LacI family DNA-binding transcriptional regulator: MPTAKPTDASIDLKAAPARRTRGGPKGLRITDVAAQAGVSPITVSRVFNNPESVAPETLERVRQVVQKLGYVPNRLAGGLSSARSRLIAAIVPTVAHSLFSETIQVFSETMSRAGYEVLLALSGYSDTNEESLLDTVLSRRPEGVLLTGVAHTDSLRERLRNVGIPVVETWDMTETPIDMLVGFSHYQIGVAVAERFLSRGVKRPALISASDVRALARRAGFRERLFQAGMIDVAEVIVAPPSSVATGKAALPQLMQDAPDVDAVFCGSDLLAIGALGAAKGMGLDVPGRLAICGFGDLEFATETTPQLTTVRVDGTRIGVSAARALLDRLDGVQERAFVDVGFSLVGRESA; this comes from the coding sequence ATGCCGACCGCCAAGCCAACCGACGCATCGATCGATCTCAAGGCCGCGCCCGCGCGTCGCACGCGCGGCGGCCCGAAGGGCTTGCGCATCACGGATGTTGCCGCGCAGGCGGGCGTGTCGCCGATCACGGTATCGCGCGTGTTCAACAACCCGGAGTCCGTTGCGCCCGAAACACTCGAACGCGTGCGCCAGGTCGTGCAGAAACTCGGCTATGTGCCGAACCGTCTTGCGGGCGGGTTGTCGTCGGCGCGTTCGCGGCTGATTGCGGCCATCGTGCCGACTGTCGCGCACTCGTTGTTCTCCGAGACCATCCAGGTGTTCAGCGAAACCATGTCGCGCGCGGGCTATGAAGTGCTGCTCGCACTGAGCGGCTACAGCGATACGAACGAAGAGAGCCTGCTCGATACGGTGTTGAGCCGCCGTCCCGAAGGCGTGCTGCTGACGGGCGTGGCGCATACGGATTCGCTGCGCGAGCGGTTGCGCAATGTCGGCATTCCCGTGGTCGAGACGTGGGACATGACGGAAACGCCGATCGATATGCTGGTCGGCTTCTCGCATTACCAGATTGGTGTTGCGGTGGCGGAGCGGTTTTTGTCGCGTGGTGTGAAGCGGCCCGCATTGATCTCAGCGAGTGATGTGCGGGCGCTTGCGCGCCGGGCGGGGTTTCGGGAGCGGCTTTTTCAGGCAGGCATGATCGATGTCGCGGAAGTGATCGTCGCGCCGCCTAGTTCTGTTGCCACAGGGAAGGCAGCGTTGCCTCAGCTTATGCAGGACGCGCCTGATGTCGATGCCGTGTTTTGCGGCTCGGATCTGCTGGCTATTGGTGCGCTCGGCGCGGCGAAGGGTATGGGGCTTGATGTGCCTGGGCGTCTTGCGATCTGCGGGTTTGGCGACCTCGAGTTCGCGACGGAAACGACGCCGCAACTGACGACGGTGCGTGTCGACGGTACGCGGATCGGCGTGAGCGCGGCGCGCGCGTTGCTCGATCGGCTGGATGGTGTGCAGGAACGTGCGTTTGTTGATGTTGGGTTTAGCTTGGTGGGGCGCGAGTCGGCGTGA
- a CDS encoding MFS transporter has protein sequence MNTVTSAIDESRLINRLGLRLMPLLGLLYLVAYIDRSNISFAKLQMLGSLGLSEVAYGLGASLFFIGYLIFEVPSNVLLHKYGAPKWMARIMFTWGVVTILLAFTQNATMFYVLRFLLGASEAGLYPGVIYYLTLWFPQRHRVRMLGYFTVGSSLGNMVGAPICGWLLDKGGLLGLQGWQLVFIVTGIPSVLLTLVVLFCLPASPREAKFLNDEEKNWLARTLDSESAQARKSAAGHGTLLSVLTEPRVIGMALYYMMLSISVYGVSYWLPTLVKGFGVSNTTNGFLNIIPWLMATIVLAWLPSKLRAGNRAIIAMLASALLGMVFFLSSVFLPTNTLRFVALCFGAPCMYLLIPCFWTLPPKFLFGARAAAGIAAINSLGNIGGFIAQNLVPFVKQTTGSTQAPMLIPAACMLIFAFVTMFVLRRSGRPAQSVGGAPVTE, from the coding sequence GTGAACACCGTCACTTCCGCGATCGACGAATCGCGCCTCATCAATCGCCTCGGCTTGCGGCTCATGCCGTTGCTCGGCCTGCTGTATCTGGTCGCGTATATCGACCGTTCGAACATCAGTTTCGCGAAGCTGCAGATGCTCGGCAGTCTCGGGTTGTCGGAAGTGGCGTATGGGCTAGGCGCGTCGCTGTTCTTCATCGGCTACCTGATCTTCGAGGTGCCGAGCAACGTGCTGCTGCACAAGTACGGCGCGCCGAAGTGGATGGCGCGCATCATGTTCACATGGGGCGTCGTGACGATCCTGCTCGCGTTCACGCAGAACGCGACGATGTTCTATGTGCTGCGGTTTTTGCTGGGCGCATCGGAAGCGGGGCTTTATCCCGGCGTGATCTACTATTTGACGCTGTGGTTTCCGCAACGGCATCGCGTGCGGATGCTCGGTTACTTCACGGTGGGCAGCAGTCTCGGCAACATGGTCGGCGCGCCGATCTGCGGCTGGCTGCTCGACAAGGGAGGATTACTCGGACTGCAAGGCTGGCAACTCGTGTTCATCGTGACGGGCATTCCTTCCGTGCTGTTGACGCTCGTCGTGCTGTTCTGCCTGCCCGCGTCGCCGCGCGAAGCGAAGTTCCTCAACGACGAAGAGAAGAACTGGCTCGCGCGCACACTGGACAGCGAAAGTGCGCAGGCGCGCAAGAGCGCCGCGGGTCACGGCACGCTCCTGAGCGTGCTGACCGAGCCGCGCGTGATCGGCATGGCGCTCTACTACATGATGCTGTCGATCTCCGTCTACGGCGTGAGCTACTGGCTGCCGACGCTGGTGAAAGGCTTCGGCGTCAGCAACACGACGAACGGCTTTCTCAACATCATTCCGTGGCTGATGGCGACGATCGTACTCGCGTGGCTGCCGTCGAAACTGCGCGCGGGCAATCGCGCGATCATCGCGATGCTCGCGTCGGCGCTGCTCGGCATGGTGTTCTTCCTGTCGTCGGTGTTTTTGCCGACTAACACGCTGCGCTTCGTCGCGTTGTGCTTCGGCGCGCCGTGCATGTATCTGCTGATTCCGTGCTTCTGGACGCTGCCGCCGAAGTTCCTGTTCGGCGCGCGTGCTGCGGCGGGCATCGCGGCGATCAACTCGCTGGGCAATATCGGGGGTTTTATCGCGCAGAACCTCGTGCCGTTCGTCAAGCAGACCACGGGCAGCACGCAGGCGCCGATGCTGATTCCCGCCGCGTGCATGCTGATCTTCGCGTTCGTGACGATGTTCGTTCTGCGGCGCAGCGGGCGGCCCGCGCAGAGTGTCGGCGGCGCGCCCGTCACCGAATAA
- a CDS encoding NnrS family protein has translation MKTVAFVPPPERYRPAQRFALLNLGFRPFYLVGAGFAALALTVWLLMLAGVPIMGGYLLKLDPIGWHAHEMVFGFAASIVAGFLLTAVRAWTGMQTTSHRALAALTLLWLAARVLVWSGPAVPAALIDSAFLPAVAFTLLRVLMKAGNRRNYFLVPVLLTFAALNAAFHVLTQLGHPDLALRCLYAAADIVVLLVSVIGARVIPMFTSNAIPGFVTRRWKLVEWSAAPLTLCALFADAAALPAAIVSTLAFTACAIHCTRLIGWRSYKVRGPAILLILHIAYAWMPVGFALLGLSALGFVTHSVATHAFTAGVIGGAIIAMITRTARGHTGRPLVADTRDIASYALVTLGSTLRIVGPLVAPVHYQMWIWSAGACWIAAFAIYAGAYALPLMRPRADGKPG, from the coding sequence ATGAAAACCGTCGCCTTCGTCCCACCACCCGAACGCTACCGTCCCGCACAGCGTTTTGCCCTCCTCAATCTAGGCTTCCGCCCCTTCTACCTGGTAGGCGCAGGTTTCGCCGCACTCGCACTGACCGTGTGGCTGCTCATGCTCGCAGGCGTACCCATCATGGGCGGCTATCTGCTGAAACTGGACCCCATCGGCTGGCACGCACACGAGATGGTCTTCGGCTTCGCGGCATCGATCGTCGCGGGCTTCCTGCTGACCGCGGTACGCGCATGGACGGGCATGCAGACGACCAGCCACCGCGCGCTCGCCGCGCTCACATTGCTGTGGCTCGCCGCGCGCGTGCTGGTGTGGAGCGGGCCCGCCGTGCCCGCTGCGCTGATCGACAGCGCGTTTCTGCCTGCCGTTGCGTTCACGCTGCTGCGCGTGCTGATGAAAGCGGGCAACCGGCGTAACTATTTTCTGGTGCCCGTGCTGCTGACGTTCGCCGCGCTCAACGCCGCTTTCCATGTGTTGACGCAATTGGGGCATCCCGATCTCGCGCTGCGCTGTCTCTACGCTGCAGCGGACATCGTGGTGCTGCTGGTCTCGGTGATCGGCGCACGCGTGATTCCGATGTTCACGTCGAATGCAATTCCTGGTTTCGTCACGCGCCGCTGGAAACTGGTGGAGTGGAGCGCCGCGCCGCTGACGCTATGCGCGCTGTTCGCCGACGCAGCCGCGTTGCCGGCCGCCATCGTCTCGACACTCGCGTTCACCGCATGCGCGATCCATTGCACGCGGCTCATTGGCTGGCGGTCGTACAAGGTGCGCGGACCGGCCATCCTGCTGATCCTTCACATCGCCTATGCATGGATGCCCGTTGGCTTCGCGCTGCTCGGCTTGAGCGCGCTCGGGTTCGTGACGCATTCCGTCGCGACGCACGCATTCACGGCGGGCGTGATCGGCGGGGCGATCATCGCGATGATCACGCGCACGGCGCGCGGTCATACGGGCAGGCCGCTCGTCGCCGACACGCGCGATATCGCGAGCTATGCGCTCGTCACGCTGGGCTCGACATTGCGGATCGTCGGGCCGCTCGTTGCGCCGGTTCACTATCAGATGTGGATCTGGAGCGCGGGCGCGTGCTGGATCGCCGCGTTCGCGATCTACGCGGGCGCCTACGCGCTGCCGTTGATGCGGCCGCGCGCGGACGGCAAGCCGGGTTAG
- a CDS encoding chemotaxis protein CheW: MLHDAPDHPGAAVRVDDCWNRIGTRGDNTCPRLADYFRCLNCPVFAQGAAQLLDRPLSATDLASRAQLGAATAATREASAQTQSALAFRIAGEWLALPTRVLRQIDDIRPIHSLPHQRSRAVLGVVNVRGALTVAVSLGELLNMDRAADAKQAARNGYARMLVAAHDGESAAPPVALPVDEVEGVIRYADAELLPVPATLAHATASHASGVLAWRGGSVGLIDPARLFESIARSLR; encoded by the coding sequence ATGCTGCACGACGCTCCTGATCATCCGGGCGCGGCCGTGCGCGTCGACGACTGCTGGAACCGCATTGGCACGCGCGGCGACAATACCTGCCCGCGCCTCGCCGACTATTTTCGCTGCCTGAACTGCCCTGTCTTCGCGCAAGGCGCGGCGCAGTTGCTCGACCGGCCGTTGAGCGCCACCGATCTCGCTTCGCGTGCGCAACTGGGCGCAGCGACAGCCGCAACGCGTGAAGCGTCCGCGCAGACTCAGTCCGCGCTCGCCTTTCGCATCGCGGGCGAGTGGCTCGCGCTGCCGACCCGTGTGCTGCGCCAGATCGACGATATCCGCCCGATCCATTCGCTGCCGCATCAGCGCTCGCGCGCCGTGCTCGGCGTCGTCAACGTGCGTGGCGCGCTGACCGTTGCCGTCTCGCTGGGAGAACTGCTGAACATGGACCGCGCCGCCGACGCGAAGCAGGCCGCGCGTAACGGCTATGCGCGGATGCTGGTCGCCGCGCACGACGGCGAATCCGCCGCGCCGCCCGTGGCCCTGCCCGTCGACGAGGTCGAAGGTGTGATCCGATATGCGGACGCCGAACTGCTGCCCGTTCCCGCGACGCTCGCGCACGCCACCGCGTCGCACGCAAGCGGCGTGCTCGCGTGGCGCGGCGGGTCCGTCGGCCTGATCGATCCGGCGCGGCTGTTCGAGTCGATTGCCCGGAGCCTGCGATGA
- a CDS encoding hybrid sensor histidine kinase/response regulator, translating to MTDDDLSLLELFREEAAVQTRVLSDGLLALEHRPADAAALEACMRAAHSLKGAARIIGLQDGVDIAHVMEECFVGAQRAELQLTPAHIDVLLRGVDLLIRVGDAKTDAPVTRADIDGFVRRLASPASAARETAAGDGTHADQDVDVYAQLQAQLQAEALAQRQEAPATDPAAPPDAPAQPASHASARHPDRMLRVRAANLDRVLSLSGEVLVESRWLKPFATSMLRIKRTQRDTSRALDALYDTLADHLDDAALSALADVRTALNDMQHTLGARLDELDHYDRSSSNLAQLLYDEALQCRMRPFGDATHAYPRVVRDLARSLGKRVKFEIVGTSTQVDRDILDMLDAPLGHLLRNALDHGIETPDARLARGKPAEAHVTLEARHSAGKLLISVSDDGAGIDLDNVRASVIRRKLADEDTAARLSEPELLDFLLLPGFSMREQVTDVSGRGVGLDAVHEMVKAVRGTVRIFNDPGHGSRFVMQLPLTLSVVRSLLVDVGGEAYAFPLAHVRRTLELARVDIDMLEGQQHFAFDGKPVGLVTAHQLLGAQAGVTRESVSVVVIGDERVTYGIAVDRFLGERMLVVQPLDPRLGKIRDIAAGALMENGDAVLIVDVDDLLRSVDKLVRGGQLDRIGRAHDVAARQRKHVLVVEDSLTVRELERKLLEKRGYAVTVAVDGMDGWNALRGGTFDLVVTDIDMPRMDGIELVTLIKRDPLFKPVPVMIVSYKDRDEDRRRGLEAGADYYLAKGSFHDEALLDAVRDLIGEASA from the coding sequence ATGACCGACGACGATCTGTCGCTGCTCGAACTGTTCCGCGAGGAAGCGGCTGTGCAAACGCGCGTGCTGTCCGACGGTCTGCTCGCGCTCGAACATCGCCCCGCCGACGCCGCCGCGCTCGAAGCGTGCATGCGCGCCGCCCATTCGCTCAAGGGCGCGGCGCGCATCATCGGCTTGCAGGATGGCGTCGATATCGCGCATGTGATGGAAGAGTGCTTTGTCGGCGCCCAGCGCGCGGAACTTCAACTGACACCCGCGCATATCGACGTGCTGTTGCGCGGCGTCGATCTGCTGATACGCGTGGGCGATGCGAAGACGGACGCGCCCGTCACGCGCGCCGATATCGACGGGTTCGTGCGGCGGCTGGCGTCGCCCGCAAGCGCCGCGCGCGAGACGGCAGCCGGCGACGGAACGCACGCCGATCAGGACGTCGACGTGTATGCGCAACTCCAGGCGCAACTGCAGGCCGAGGCGCTCGCGCAACGGCAGGAAGCGCCCGCAACCGACCCCGCTGCACCGCCTGACGCGCCCGCGCAACCCGCTTCGCATGCGTCCGCTCGTCACCCCGACCGCATGCTGCGCGTGCGCGCTGCGAATCTCGACCGCGTGTTGAGCCTGTCGGGCGAAGTGCTCGTCGAATCGCGCTGGCTCAAGCCGTTCGCCACGTCGATGCTGCGCATCAAGCGGACACAGCGCGACACCTCGCGCGCGCTCGATGCGCTCTATGACACGCTGGCCGACCATCTCGACGACGCCGCGCTCTCGGCGCTGGCCGACGTGCGCACCGCGCTCAACGACATGCAGCACACGCTCGGCGCGCGCCTCGACGAACTCGACCACTACGACCGCAGCAGTTCCAACCTGGCGCAACTGCTGTACGACGAAGCGCTGCAATGCCGGATGCGCCCGTTCGGCGACGCGACGCACGCGTATCCGCGCGTCGTGCGCGATCTGGCGCGCTCGCTCGGCAAGCGCGTGAAGTTCGAGATCGTCGGTACGTCGACGCAGGTGGACCGCGACATTCTCGACATGCTCGACGCGCCGCTCGGCCATCTGCTGCGCAACGCGCTCGATCACGGCATCGAGACGCCCGACGCGCGGCTCGCGCGCGGCAAGCCCGCCGAAGCGCACGTGACGCTCGAAGCGCGCCACAGTGCGGGCAAGCTGCTGATCAGCGTCAGCGACGACGGCGCGGGCATCGATCTCGACAACGTGCGCGCGTCGGTGATCCGCCGCAAGCTCGCCGACGAAGACACGGCCGCGCGTCTGTCCGAACCGGAACTGCTCGACTTCCTGCTGCTGCCGGGCTTCTCGATGCGCGAGCAGGTCACCGATGTATCGGGCCGCGGCGTCGGCCTCGACGCCGTGCATGAAATGGTCAAGGCCGTGCGCGGCACCGTGCGCATCTTCAACGACCCGGGCCACGGTTCGCGCTTCGTGATGCAGTTGCCGTTGACGCTCTCCGTGGTGCGCAGCCTGCTCGTCGATGTGGGCGGCGAGGCGTATGCGTTCCCGCTCGCGCATGTGCGCCGCACACTCGAACTCGCGCGCGTCGATATCGACATGCTCGAAGGCCAGCAGCACTTCGCGTTCGACGGCAAGCCCGTCGGGCTCGTCACTGCGCATCAGTTGCTCGGCGCGCAGGCGGGCGTGACGCGCGAGTCGGTGTCCGTGGTAGTGATCGGCGACGAGCGGGTGACGTATGGGATCGCCGTCGACCGCTTTCTCGGCGAGCGGATGCTCGTCGTGCAGCCGCTCGATCCACGCCTCGGCAAGATCCGGGACATCGCGGCGGGCGCGCTGATGGAGAATGGCGACGCTGTATTGATTGTCGATGTCGACGACCTGCTGCGTTCCGTCGACAAGCTCGTGCGCGGCGGTCAGCTCGACCGGATCGGCCGCGCGCACGATGTCGCCGCGCGGCAGCGCAAGCATGTGCTGGTCGTCGAAGATTCGTTGACGGTGCGCGAACTCGAACGCAAGCTGCTGGAGAAACGCGGCTATGCGGTGACGGTCGCCGTGGACGGGATGGACGGCTGGAACGCACTGCGCGGCGGCACGTTCGACCTCGTCGTCACCGATATCGACATGCCGCGCATGGACGGCATCGAGCTCGTCACGCTGATCAAGCGCGACCCGCTGTTCAAGCCCGTGCCCGTGATGATCGTGTCGTACAAGGACCGCGACGAGGACCGCCGGCGCGGCCTCGAAGCCGGCGCGGACTACTACCTCGCGAAGGGCAGCTTCCATGACGAAGCCCTGCTCGATGCCGTGCGCGACCTGATCGGAGAGGCATCAGCATGA
- a CDS encoding CheR family methyltransferase, with protein MNAANAFVPRFEAWLLRETGIDASSLGINALERAVLERVRVTRLGLSAHDTSVAIDPAEIEAYWQQLSVSRDERQALIEALVVPETWFYRDREAYVALARLANERLVRDPMHVLRVLSLPCSTGEEPYTIAMTLLDDGIGENRFTVDAFDISARVIEHARAGLYGRNSFRGHPLAFRDRHFTAVSDSWQLSERVRETVRFSHANLFDLQAGAQAPYDFIFCRNVLIYFDREAQDRAIRVLDANLASGGTIFVGPAETGLMMRHAMTSARIPLAFAFRRSTPEETHAARAVKPLALSAANVTAQAARATVLTSATRVAAKPPPANRGLSAQRTQPAVRTMPPAPTPLPATEPSLAAARRHADAGEFDEAERLAHQHAIVHGPNVDAFYLLGLIADARGRGADAADFYRKALYLDPVHYEALTHLAALLDIGGDRVGAQNLMQRAQRSAARSTQSTQAPTDDAQRSRGFHAARRS; from the coding sequence ATGAACGCCGCGAACGCTTTCGTGCCGCGCTTCGAAGCCTGGCTCCTGCGGGAGACGGGAATCGACGCGTCGTCGCTCGGCATCAACGCGCTGGAGCGCGCGGTGCTCGAACGCGTGCGCGTGACGCGCCTCGGCCTGTCGGCACACGACACGAGCGTCGCTATCGATCCCGCCGAGATCGAAGCGTACTGGCAGCAGCTGAGCGTGTCGCGCGACGAACGGCAGGCGCTGATCGAGGCGCTCGTCGTGCCCGAAACATGGTTCTATCGCGACCGCGAGGCGTATGTCGCACTCGCGCGGCTCGCGAACGAGCGGCTGGTGCGCGATCCGATGCACGTATTGCGCGTGCTGAGCCTGCCGTGCTCGACGGGCGAGGAACCGTACACGATCGCGATGACACTGCTCGACGACGGCATCGGCGAGAACCGTTTCACCGTCGATGCCTTCGATATCAGCGCGCGCGTGATCGAGCATGCGCGCGCGGGCCTCTACGGGCGCAATTCGTTTCGCGGCCATCCGCTCGCGTTTCGCGACCGGCATTTCACGGCCGTCAGCGACAGCTGGCAACTGAGCGAGCGCGTACGCGAGACGGTGCGCTTCTCGCACGCGAATCTGTTCGACTTGCAGGCGGGCGCGCAGGCGCCATACGACTTCATCTTCTGCCGCAACGTGCTGATCTATTTCGACCGGGAGGCGCAGGACCGCGCGATCCGCGTGCTCGACGCGAATCTCGCCAGCGGCGGCACGATCTTCGTCGGTCCCGCCGAGACGGGCCTGATGATGCGGCACGCGATGACATCCGCGCGCATTCCGCTCGCGTTTGCGTTCCGGCGCAGCACGCCCGAAGAAACACATGCGGCGCGCGCGGTCAAACCACTTGCTCTGAGCGCGGCGAACGTGACGGCGCAAGCCGCGCGTGCGACCGTGCTCACGTCGGCAACGCGCGTCGCCGCGAAACCGCCGCCGGCGAACCGCGGCCTCTCGGCGCAGCGAACGCAACCTGCTGTTCGAACGATGCCGCCCGCGCCGACGCCGCTACCCGCCACGGAACCCTCGCTCGCAGCCGCGCGCCGTCACGCCGATGCCGGCGAGTTCGACGAAGCCGAGCGCCTCGCGCATCAGCATGCGATCGTGCACGGCCCGAATGTCGACGCGTTCTATCTGCTCGGCCTGATCGCCGATGCGCGCGGGCGCGGCGCCGACGCTGCCGATTTCTATCGCAAGGCGCTTTATCTGGACCCCGTGCATTACGAAGCGCTCACGCATCTGGCCGCTTTGCTCGACATCGGCGGCGATCGGGTGGGTGCGCAGAACCTGATGCAACGCGCGCAACGCTCGGCGGCGCGCTCGACACAATCGACTCAAGCGCCAACGGACGATGCGCAACGTTCACGAGGATTCCATGCTGCACGACGCTCCTGA
- a CDS encoding chemotaxis protein CheW encodes MLFLLFELDRDRYALDAADIVEVQTLTATKAIPGAPAWVAGVIERHGEPVPVIDLAQLALGRPSQYWRSTRLVFVHYRDVRDIREPGDDEAPPRLLGLIVERATQTRRIEREHFADSGIATPHARWLGPVASDELGMIQWIDVQQMLDDDVKALLFPQPQSHTR; translated from the coding sequence ATGCTCTTTCTTCTGTTCGAACTCGACCGCGACCGCTATGCCCTCGATGCCGCCGACATCGTCGAAGTGCAGACGCTGACCGCCACCAAGGCGATTCCCGGCGCGCCCGCGTGGGTTGCGGGCGTGATCGAGCGTCACGGCGAACCCGTGCCCGTGATCGATCTCGCGCAACTCGCGCTTGGCCGCCCGTCGCAGTACTGGCGCTCGACGCGGCTCGTGTTCGTCCATTACCGCGACGTGCGAGACATACGCGAACCCGGGGATGATGAAGCGCCCCCGCGCCTGCTCGGCCTGATCGTGGAACGCGCGACGCAGACGCGCCGGATCGAGCGCGAGCACTTCGCCGACAGCGGCATCGCGACGCCGCACGCGCGCTGGCTCGGCCCCGTCGCGAGCGACGAACTCGGCATGATCCAATGGATCGACGTACAGCAGATGCTCGACGACGACGTGAAGGCGCTGCTCTTCCCGCAACCCCAATCTCATACGCGATGA
- a CDS encoding GGDEF domain-containing response regulator, which yields MDFDQIGARDQGGSTSTSADRANAALEAARAALETAALSDVPIMVLLVDDQAIVAEAVRRALANEEGIDLHYCASADEAIHAATHTRPTVILQDLVMPGIDGLTLVKAYRTNTKLRDVPIIVLSTKEEPTIKSAAFAAGANDYLVKLPDRMELVARIRYHSRSYVNLLQRDEAYRALRESQQQLLEANLELRKLTQSDGLTGLSNRRYLDEYLSAEWRRGMRAQTEVSMLMIDVDNFKPYNDTYGHVAGDEVLKQIASTVEGCLGRPGDLAARFGGEEFAVVLPGTSAGGTRLLAEKIRLEIEALRIPHAGSSSGQYVTISVGCATQVPAPDAPMTTLIEAADLALYRAKRDGKNRVAATEGGVNETRSTAQ from the coding sequence ATGGACTTCGATCAAATCGGGGCACGGGACCAGGGGGGTTCCACATCGACGTCGGCCGACCGCGCGAATGCCGCGCTCGAAGCTGCGCGCGCCGCGCTGGAAACGGCGGCGCTGTCCGACGTGCCGATCATGGTGTTGCTGGTCGACGACCAGGCGATCGTCGCGGAAGCGGTGCGGCGCGCGCTCGCGAACGAGGAAGGCATCGACCTGCACTACTGCGCGAGCGCCGACGAAGCCATCCACGCGGCCACCCACACGCGCCCCACGGTGATCCTGCAGGACCTCGTGATGCCCGGCATCGACGGCCTCACGCTGGTCAAGGCGTATCGCACCAACACGAAGCTGCGCGACGTGCCGATCATCGTGCTGTCGACCAAGGAAGAGCCGACCATCAAGAGCGCGGCCTTCGCGGCGGGCGCGAACGACTATCTCGTCAAGCTGCCCGACCGGATGGAACTGGTCGCGCGCATCCGCTATCACTCGCGCTCGTACGTGAACCTGCTGCAACGCGACGAGGCGTACCGCGCGCTGCGCGAATCGCAGCAGCAACTGCTGGAAGCGAATCTCGAACTACGCAAGCTGACGCAATCGGACGGGCTGACAGGGCTGTCGAACCGCCGTTATCTGGATGAATATCTGAGCGCCGAATGGCGGCGCGGCATGCGCGCGCAAACGGAAGTGTCGATGTTGATGATCGACGTCGACAACTTCAAGCCGTACAACGACACCTACGGCCACGTCGCGGGCGACGAAGTACTCAAGCAGATCGCGTCGACGGTGGAAGGCTGCCTCGGCCGGCCCGGCGATCTTGCCGCGCGTTTCGGCGGCGAGGAGTTTGCGGTCGTGCTGCCGGGCACGTCGGCGGGCGGCACGCGCCTGCTCGCCGAGAAGATCCGGCTCGAAATCGAAGCGCTGCGCATTCCGCACGCGGGCTCGTCGTCGGGGCAGTACGTGACGATCAGCGTCGGTTGCGCCACGCAGGTGCCCGCGCCCGACGCGCCGATGACGACGCTGATCGAAGCCGCCGACCTCGCGCTGTATCGCGCGAAACGCGATGGAAAAAATCGCGTGGCGGCGACGGAAGGCGGTGTGAACGAAACGCGCTCGACGGCGCAATGA
- a CDS encoding chemotaxis response regulator protein-glutamate methylesterase has translation MNIGIANDLPLAVEALRRVIALRSEHRVLWVAANGEEAVDFCAAQTPDVVLMDLIMPKIDGVEATRRIMARTPCPILIVTSSVGANTWRVYEAMGAGALDAVDTPTLGGRGIGESALLMLQKIDQIGQLMDKPWAPRQTAIAPLTRDAQRLVAIGASAGGPAALATVLGSLPADFAAPIVIVQHVDQVFADGMAQWLDGQTPVVVRTAREGELPAAGVALLAATNDHMLLTQNGALHYTREPADMPYRPSVDVFFHSVVEHWPGEALGVLLTGMGRDGAIGLKAMRAKGYDTIAQDEATSAVYGMPKAAATLGAARRILPLGSIAGQLTAFARR, from the coding sequence ATGAATATCGGCATCGCCAACGACCTGCCGCTCGCCGTCGAGGCGCTGCGCCGCGTGATCGCGCTGCGCTCCGAGCATCGCGTGTTGTGGGTCGCCGCCAATGGCGAAGAAGCCGTCGATTTCTGCGCCGCCCAGACGCCGGACGTCGTGCTGATGGATCTCATCATGCCGAAAATCGACGGCGTGGAAGCGACGCGCCGCATCATGGCGCGCACGCCCTGCCCGATCCTGATCGTGACCAGCAGCGTCGGCGCGAACACGTGGCGCGTCTACGAGGCGATGGGCGCGGGCGCGCTCGACGCCGTCGATACGCCGACGCTCGGCGGGCGCGGCATCGGCGAGTCCGCGCTGCTGATGCTGCAGAAGATCGACCAGATCGGCCAGTTGATGGACAAGCCCTGGGCGCCGCGGCAAACGGCCATCGCGCCGCTCACGCGCGATGCGCAGCGGCTGGTGGCGATCGGCGCGTCGGCAGGCGGGCCGGCCGCGCTCGCGACCGTGCTGGGCAGCCTGCCCGCGGACTTCGCCGCGCCCATCGTGATCGTGCAGCATGTCGACCAGGTGTTCGCCGACGGCATGGCGCAATGGCTCGACGGGCAAACGCCCGTTGTGGTGCGCACCGCGCGCGAAGGCGAGTTGCCGGCGGCGGGCGTCGCGCTGCTCGCGGCGACCAACGATCACATGCTGCTGACACAGAACGGCGCGCTGCACTACACTCGCGAACCAGCCGACATGCCCTACCGTCCGTCCGTCGACGTGTTCTTTCATAGTGTCGTCGAGCATTGGCCCGGCGAGGCACTCGGCGTACTGTTGACGGGCATGGGCCGCGACGGCGCGATCGGCCTGAAGGCGATGCGCGCGAAGGGCTACGACACGATTGCGCAGGACGAAGCGACGAGCGCCGTCTACGGCATGCCGAAGGCGGCCGCGACGCTTGGCGCGGCGCGCCGGATTCTGCCGCTGGGCAGCATCGCCGGCCAGCTGACGGCGTTCGCGCGAAGATGA